From Halococcus salsus, one genomic window encodes:
- a CDS encoding LUD domain-containing protein, with amino-acid sequence MATTDVQTFTTSLADLDVSVSRTDAATAPAAIDEAAVDPAIGAALDIEGISLADTAVETELTPRGLHEAETGVTRADRAVAAYGSLLIRSDDGGTEPLSLYPPNHVAVLRASDVCDDVEASVDRLDEIFGSGGSAVLATGASSTGDMGALVEGVHGPKHVHVVLVEDR; translated from the coding sequence ATGGCAACGACTGACGTGCAGACGTTCACCACCTCCCTCGCCGACCTCGACGTCTCGGTGAGCCGAACCGACGCCGCGACCGCTCCGGCCGCGATCGACGAGGCGGCCGTCGACCCCGCGATCGGTGCCGCGCTCGACATCGAGGGTATCTCGCTGGCCGACACCGCCGTCGAGACGGAGCTGACACCCCGAGGGCTCCACGAGGCCGAGACCGGCGTCACCAGGGCCGACCGCGCGGTCGCCGCCTACGGCTCCCTCCTGATCCGCTCGGACGATGGGGGGACCGAACCCCTGAGCCTCTACCCGCCGAACCACGTCGCCGTCCTGCGCGCGAGCGACGTGTGCGACGACGTCGAAGCCTCCGTCGACCGGCTCGACGAGATCTTCGGTTCCGGAGGATCGGCGGTCCTCGCCACCGGCGCGAGTTCGACGGGTGACATGGGCGCGCTCGTCGAGGGCGTCCACGGCCCGAAACACGTCCACGTCGTCCTCGTGGAGGACCGATGA
- a CDS encoding ABC transporter permease, translated as MRLVDPLGVYGLWLRDVKRFLRTPSRIVGSLAMPLLFLVFLGFGLDGAAIPGLPAGVDYIEYLVPGILGFSMLFGASFAGLAILSDQDVGFLKEILVAPVSRTSIVLGRTAGGSTTAIVQAALILVVSIPLGFEVAGWLSVPLAAVFLVLIALTFVGFGIVLASQFSDSEGFGLIVQFVVFPLFFLSGAIYPLSGLPRVVQYVAMVNPLTYGVDGLRGALVGVSSYPLVVDFGALVVSSAVMVSLGAYLFERVEAV; from the coding sequence ATGAGGCTGGTCGACCCCCTCGGGGTCTACGGGCTCTGGCTCCGGGACGTCAAGCGGTTCCTCAGAACCCCCTCGCGGATCGTGGGTTCGCTCGCGATGCCGCTGTTGTTCCTCGTCTTTCTGGGGTTCGGTCTCGACGGCGCGGCGATCCCCGGTCTCCCGGCGGGTGTCGACTACATCGAGTACTTGGTACCGGGGATCCTCGGTTTCTCGATGCTGTTCGGGGCCTCGTTCGCGGGCCTCGCGATCCTCTCGGACCAGGACGTGGGTTTTCTGAAGGAGATCCTCGTCGCGCCGGTCAGCCGGACCTCGATCGTGTTGGGACGCACCGCGGGCGGCTCGACCACCGCGATCGTCCAGGCCGCGCTGATCCTCGTGGTGTCGATACCGCTCGGGTTCGAGGTCGCGGGCTGGCTCTCGGTCCCGCTCGCGGCGGTGTTTCTGGTGCTGATCGCCCTCACGTTCGTCGGGTTCGGGATCGTGCTCGCCTCGCAGTTCTCCGACAGCGAGGGGTTCGGCCTCATCGTTCAGTTCGTCGTCTTCCCCCTCTTCTTCCTCTCGGGGGCGATCTATCCCCTCTCCGGGCTCCCGCGGGTCGTCCAGTACGTCGCGATGGTCAACCCGCTGACCTACGGCGTCGACGGGCTCCGCGGCGCGCTGGTCGGGGTGTCGTCGTACCCGCTGGTCGTGGATTTCGGTGCGCTCGTGGTCTCCTCGGCGGTCATGGTCTCGCTCGGCGCGTACCTCTTCGAACGGGTTGAGGCGGTCTGA
- a CDS encoding LUD domain-containing protein, translating to MSSQRARRRKAERIRGLMETEGPIINENVSRMNRDRYAAAERFDEYEALRDEARGIKEDAIADLPALLDTLRESVEANGGHLYLADDAADANRYITSVAESENADSLVKSKSMTTEEIEVNEALEGVGVDVWETDLGEFVLQVADESPSHIVGPSLHKSREEIATLFNAVFEPEEPLETADELTEFARDYLGDRIRHADIGMTGANFVLADSGTITLVTNEGNARKSAVTPNTHIAVTGVEKVIPGAAELQPFVDLISKSATGQDISQYVSMLTPPVETPTIDFDRPDDPLGSGDGERDFHLVLIDNGRLDMRDDDQLRETLYCIRCGACANSCANFQHVGGHAFGGDTYTGGIATGWEAGIGGEEAAADFNDLCTGCSRCVNACPVKIDIPWINTVVRDRLNADATPSEFEFLVEGLTPDAEGSVDIQKRFFGNFETLAKVGSATAPLSNWVTSFGPARKAMDRFLGVAPERDLPTFRRETLVDWFESRRPRAPNATAERSVVLYPDVYTNYVLVERGKAAVRTLEALGVHVELASPLESGRAPLSQGMIATATDHAEALTAELDPYLDAGFDVVAIEPSDLAMFRREYEKLVPDEYDRISANSYDVLEYVYGLLENGTSGDALATPTTPVAYHSHCQQRTLGLETYTEAVLDELGFDVETSEVECCGMAGSFGYKSEYYDLSMDVGRELEGAFDDPNRQLVASGTSCTEQLGAVFEDGVVHPVELIAPDGS from the coding sequence ATGAGCTCCCAGCGCGCCCGCCGCCGGAAGGCCGAGCGGATCCGCGGGCTGATGGAGACCGAGGGCCCCATCATCAACGAGAACGTCTCGCGGATGAACCGCGACCGCTACGCCGCCGCCGAGCGCTTCGACGAGTACGAGGCCCTCCGCGACGAGGCCCGCGGGATCAAGGAGGACGCCATCGCCGACCTCCCCGCGCTCCTCGACACCCTCCGCGAGAGCGTCGAGGCGAACGGCGGCCACCTCTATCTCGCCGACGATGCCGCCGACGCTAATCGATATATCACGAGTGTCGCCGAGTCCGAGAACGCCGACTCGCTGGTGAAGTCGAAGTCGATGACCACCGAGGAGATCGAGGTCAACGAGGCGCTCGAAGGGGTAGGAGTGGACGTCTGGGAGACCGACCTCGGGGAGTTCGTGCTCCAGGTCGCCGACGAGTCCCCCTCGCACATCGTCGGCCCCTCGCTCCACAAGTCCCGCGAGGAGATCGCGACGCTGTTCAACGCGGTCTTCGAGCCCGAGGAGCCGCTCGAAACCGCCGACGAGCTCACCGAGTTCGCCCGGGACTACCTCGGCGACCGTATCCGGCACGCCGACATCGGGATGACCGGCGCGAACTTCGTGCTCGCGGACTCGGGCACCATCACGCTGGTCACGAACGAGGGCAACGCGCGAAAGAGCGCCGTCACCCCGAACACTCACATCGCCGTGACGGGTGTCGAGAAGGTCATTCCTGGTGCTGCGGAACTCCAGCCGTTCGTCGACCTGATCTCCAAAAGCGCCACGGGCCAGGACATCTCCCAGTACGTCTCGATGCTGACCCCGCCCGTGGAGACCCCTACCATCGACTTCGACCGGCCCGATGACCCGCTCGGGAGCGGCGATGGCGAGCGCGACTTTCATCTCGTCCTGATCGACAACGGCCGGCTCGACATGCGCGACGACGACCAGCTCCGTGAGACGCTCTACTGTATCCGGTGTGGCGCGTGCGCGAACTCCTGCGCTAACTTCCAGCACGTCGGCGGCCACGCTTTTGGAGGGGATACCTACACGGGGGGCATCGCCACCGGCTGGGAGGCCGGCATCGGCGGCGAGGAGGCCGCGGCGGACTTCAACGACCTCTGTACCGGCTGTTCGCGCTGTGTCAACGCCTGCCCAGTCAAGATCGACATCCCGTGGATCAATACCGTCGTCCGGGACCGGCTGAACGCCGACGCCACGCCCTCCGAGTTCGAGTTCCTGGTGGAGGGGCTGACCCCCGACGCGGAGGGGAGCGTCGACATCCAGAAGCGGTTCTTCGGGAACTTCGAGACACTCGCCAAGGTGGGCAGCGCGACCGCGCCGCTCTCGAACTGGGTGACCTCGTTCGGGCCCGCGAGGAAGGCGATGGACCGATTCCTAGGGGTGGCACCCGAGCGCGACCTGCCAACCTTCCGCCGGGAGACGCTCGTCGACTGGTTCGAATCCCGGCGACCGCGCGCGCCGAACGCCACGGCGGAGCGGTCGGTGGTGCTCTATCCCGACGTCTACACCAACTACGTGCTCGTCGAGCGCGGGAAGGCCGCCGTCCGCACCCTCGAAGCCCTCGGGGTCCACGTCGAACTCGCGTCTCCTCTCGAAAGCGGCCGTGCGCCGCTCTCCCAGGGGATGATCGCGACCGCCACCGACCACGCCGAGGCGCTGACCGCGGAGCTCGACCCCTACCTCGACGCCGGTTTCGACGTCGTCGCCATCGAGCCCTCGGACCTCGCGATGTTCCGGCGCGAGTACGAGAAGCTCGTGCCCGACGAGTACGACCGAATCTCGGCGAACAGCTACGACGTTCTCGAATACGTCTACGGTCTCCTCGAAAACGGCACGAGCGGGGACGCCCTCGCCACGCCCACGACACCGGTGGCCTACCACAGCCACTGCCAGCAGCGCACCCTCGGGCTCGAAACCTACACCGAGGCGGTGCTCGACGAGCTCGGCTTCGACGTCGAGACCTCCGAGGTCGAGTGCTGCGGGATGGCGGGAAGTTTCGGCTACAAATCGGAGTACTACGACCTCTCGATGGACGTCGGGCGCGAGCTCGAAGGCGCGTTCGACGACCCGAACCGCCAGCTCGTCGCCAGCGGCACCTCGTGTACCGAACAGCTCGGGGCGGTGTTCGAGGACGGCGTGGTCCATCCGGTCGAACTCATCGCACCCGACGGTTCCTGA
- a CDS encoding zinc ribbon domain-containing protein produces the protein METRSKKRPWLAAVLGAAVPALGHVYLRRWLRALGWIGLTLLSTAFVPDATLDALLSGGSFAWLDALPLLVVSALSVFDAYRVAVVDNYLLQLRTDAAGGEMTVCPECGRDVDDDLAFCRWCAEPLDEPGSGPTR, from the coding sequence ATGGAAACCCGTTCGAAGAAGCGGCCGTGGCTCGCGGCGGTCCTCGGGGCGGCGGTGCCCGCGCTCGGCCACGTCTACCTCCGGCGCTGGCTCCGTGCGCTCGGCTGGATCGGGCTGACCCTGCTCTCGACCGCGTTCGTCCCCGATGCGACGCTCGACGCGCTGCTGTCGGGCGGTTCGTTCGCGTGGCTCGACGCTTTACCTCTCCTCGTCGTGAGCGCGCTCAGCGTGTTCGACGCCTACCGGGTCGCGGTCGTCGATAACTACCTGCTTCAGCTCAGAACCGACGCTGCCGGCGGCGAGATGACGGTCTGTCCCGAGTGCGGGCGGGACGTCGACGACGACCTCGCGTTCTGTCGGTGGTGTGCCGAACCCCTCGACGAGCCGGGTTCCGGGCCGACCCGGTGA
- a CDS encoding ATP-binding cassette domain-containing protein — MDAIRIDGLTKEFGSVTAVDDLSFSVAEGELFGLIGPNGAGKSTLINMLVTLLGPTSGTARVNGHDIGTETGAVRDSLGIVFQEPALDEELTGAENLAFHARLYGQRKAERDARIPEVLDLVDLVEEGDRPVGEYSGGMQRRLEIGRGLLHEPAVLFLDEPTVGLDARTRRDTWEYIRRMNEESGVTIVLTTHYMEEADTLCDRVGIFDEGSLVALDTPENLRDGLGGDVVALGIEGTSTTFRDRLDDRTWVREYATTDDGVDVTLAHGETRIVDLVRLADDAGATITSVDLRKPSLENVFLSLTGSTIAEREAGGRTGDETADASGDDRRTAVAGAGE, encoded by the coding sequence ATGGACGCGATACGTATCGACGGACTCACCAAGGAGTTCGGGTCGGTCACGGCGGTCGACGACCTCTCGTTCTCGGTGGCCGAGGGCGAACTGTTCGGGCTGATCGGGCCCAACGGCGCGGGGAAGTCCACCCTGATCAACATGCTGGTGACGCTGCTCGGACCCACGTCCGGAACCGCGCGCGTCAACGGTCACGACATCGGGACGGAGACCGGCGCGGTGCGGGACAGCCTGGGGATCGTCTTTCAGGAACCCGCGCTCGACGAGGAGCTCACGGGCGCGGAGAACCTCGCGTTTCACGCCAGGCTGTACGGCCAGCGAAAGGCCGAACGCGACGCGCGGATCCCCGAGGTGCTCGATCTCGTGGACCTCGTTGAGGAAGGGGACCGACCGGTCGGCGAGTACTCGGGCGGGATGCAGCGCCGCCTCGAGATCGGTCGCGGGTTGCTCCACGAACCCGCCGTCCTGTTCCTCGACGAACCCACCGTCGGGCTCGACGCCCGCACCCGGCGGGACACGTGGGAGTACATCCGTCGGATGAACGAGGAGTCGGGCGTGACGATCGTGCTCACCACCCACTACATGGAGGAGGCCGACACCCTGTGCGACCGCGTGGGGATCTTCGACGAAGGGAGCCTCGTGGCGCTGGATACACCCGAGAACCTGCGGGACGGGCTGGGTGGCGACGTCGTCGCGCTCGGTATCGAGGGGACGTCGACGACGTTCCGCGACCGACTCGATGACCGGACTTGGGTCCGGGAGTACGCCACGACCGACGACGGCGTCGACGTCACGCTCGCTCACGGCGAGACCCGGATCGTCGACCTCGTTCGCCTCGCCGACGACGCGGGCGCGACGATCACGTCGGTCGACCTCAGGAAACCCAGCCTCGAAAACGTCTTCCTCTCGCTCACGGGGAGCACGATCGCCGAGCGCGAGGCCGGCGGCAGGACGGGTGACGAAACCGCCGACGCGTCGGGCGACGACCGACGGACGGCGGTCGCGGGAGCGGGCGAATGA